The Yersinia entomophaga nucleotide sequence AATGGCAAACCCTGATCGAGCCACGAGTTGAAGTGATGCTGGAAGGCTTCAGCCTGTTCCGTGATTGGCTAGTGGTGGAAGAACGTAGTCAGGGGTTGACGCATCTGCGGCAAATTCACTGGCGTAGCGGCGAAGAGAAAACCATTGCCTTCGACGATCCAACCTACACCACCTGGCTTGCCTACAATCCAGAGCCGGATACCGCGCTGTTGCGTTACGGTTATTCCTCCATGACCACGCCAAGTTCGCTGTTTGAAGTCAATATGGATACCGGCGAACGGGTTTTGCTGAAGCAGCAGGAAGTGAAAAACTTCACGGCAGAACATTATCGCAGTGAACGGATTTGGGTGAGCGCGTCGGATGGGGCAAAAGTGCCCGTTTCGCTGGTTTATCATCGCGATCACTTTAAGCCGGGGACTAACCCGCTCATGGTTTATGCCTACGGTTCCTACGGGAGCAGTATGGACCCAGCGTTTAGCGGCAGTCGTCTGAGCCTGTTAGATCGTGGTTTTGTCTACGCATTGGCGCATATTCGCGGCGGCGGCGAACTGGGGCAGCAATGGTATGAAGACGGTAAGTTATTCAACAAAATGAATACTTTTAACGACTTTATTGATGTAACCAAGGCTTTAATCGAGCAAGGCTACGGCGACGCCGAACGAGTGTTTGCTATGGGCGGCAGCGCTGGCGGCTTATTGATGGGCGCGGTGATCAATCAGGCTCCTGAATTATTTAAAGGCGTAGTAGCGCAGGTACCTTTCGTTGATGTGGTCACGACCATGCTGGATGAATCTATTCCGTTGACGACTGGCGAATACGAAGAGTGGGGCAATCCGAACGATAAGGCTTATTACGACTATATTAAACAGTACAGCCCTTACGATCAGGTGCGCGCTCAGGATTATCCTCATTTACTGGTGACGACCGGCCTGCACGATTCCCAGGTGCAATACTGGGAACCGGCAAAATGGGTCGCGAAGCTACGGGAAATGAAAACTGACGACCATCAACTGCTGCTGTTTACCGATATGGACTCCGGCCACGGCGGTAAATCAGGTCGTTTCAAAGCCTACGAGGATATCGCACTGGAATACGCGTTTATCCTCGCGCTGGCTTAATTTACCTATGATTCCAGATAATGCGTTAGGGTATGGCGCATGTCTGGAGTCAGGTCTTTCACCGATTTCAGCATCCAACGCAGATAGTCCGGATCTTGCTGGGCTATCTGTTCAATGTTTTGCCCACGATACTTGCCAAATTTCAGCGTCCGTAACAGCAGGGGGGCCTGCGTCAGCTCAACCATTTTCTCAGCGCTCCAACCGGAGTCTTTAATTATGCGTTGCAGCAGGGCGGCGGTGATATAGCAGTCATATAATGCGCGGTGGGGATAAAGATTTTCCGGTGGCGTAACTTCCAGTCGCAGGGCATAACGCAGATATTGATTACTGTATTTGATATCCGGATACAGTGCTCGCGCCAATTTATAGGTACAAATCCACTCACCGCCCATTTCCGGCAAGACACCTCGGTCAAACGGGGCATTGTGCGCGACATAATATTGACTGCCTTGATATCGGCCAATGGCTTTAGCAATTCGAGGCTTACCTTCCACCATTTCTTCGGTGATATGGTGAATGGCCATAGCTTCAAGGCTAATTGGCCGGTCCGGGCTGATTAAATCACTGATCGGATTAACGATTCGCCCATCAATCAGATCCAACGAAGCAATTTCGACGATCCCGCCGTCTAACCCGCAAGTCTCAGTATCAATAATGCGAAAATTCATGTGTTCTCCAGAGACTGGCCATTATTCGGTTTTATCTGGCGATCATAATAGACTGGCCAGTCCCTGCCAACTTTCTTCAGTCAGGCGGGTAATCACCAGAGCCTCGTGTTACCGCTAATCTGGGCGATCGCGTTGCCTTGTTGATCCCACACTGCGCTTATGCCCGCGCCGATTTTAGCCGAATAAATTAAGTTATAGGCAATAAAAAACCCGCCTGAGCGGGTTAACTTAACGTGATGAAAAACCTTTACTCTGCGCTGGAAGAAGATGCCTTCTTCGCACGTTTCTCCGCCTTTTTTTCGGCCGGAGTTTTCAGTGGTTTTTTCTTCGCGTTCTTTTTGCTGTCCATTCCCTTACTCATGGTTTGCCTCTCTATGACCTTCGGTTAGGTTGGTACGCATCTTCATTAAGGCCCTAATAGCGAATACTTGCAAGGAGATAAAGTCGATAAAAGGCTAACACGCTGTTAATTATAATGATTATTAAAATGTAATACTTGATATTAACGAGGAATAGCGACATTAACATCCTTTGCCAGTGAAACCGATGTAATGATCGGTTATGGAATCTGCAGCGCATTTCCTAATGATTGACTCATCAACGGCGATAAAAAATGCGCGATAGGGATCGTATAACCGGTATTTAAATGATTAATCAGCTTTATTTGACCTCTTTAGTCGTTGACCCTGCGTCAGGCATAGGCTTTTATAGAGAGGTGATCAATAACAAAAATGGAAAATGCGATGGGACAATTACGGGGACTCTATCCGGCTTATGAGCCTTACGATTGCGGCTGGTTGGAAACCGGTGATGGGCATAGCATCTATTGGGAGTTATGCGGTAATCCGCAGGGAAAGCCCGCAGTATTTATTCACGGCGGTCCCGGTGGCGGCATTGCGCCATATCATCGCCAGTTATTCGATCCAACCAAGTATAAAGTGATGCTGTTTGATCAACGCGGCTGCGGGCAATCCAGACCACATGCCAGCCTGGATAACAATACTACCTGGCATCTGGTGGAAGACATTGAGCGTCTGCGCGAACTGGCGGGTGTCGGTCAATGGCTGGTGTTCGGCGGTTCCTGGGGCTCTACGTTGGCATTGGCCTATGCGCAGAAGCATCCGGAGCGGGTGAGTGAGATGGTGCTTCGGGGGATTTTCACCCTGCGCAGAGAAGAATTGCTTTGGTACTATCAGGACGGCGCATCCCGTTTCTTCCCCGATAAATGGCAAAGGGTATTATCCATTTTATCTGAAGAAGAGCAAAAGGATGTGATCGCGGCTTATCGCAAACGTCTGACATCCCCGGATCGGGCTGTGCAGCTGGAAGCTGCGAAATTATGGAGCCTGTGGGAAGGGGAGACGGTAACGTTATTACCAACTAAAAGCTCGGTTTCATTCGGAGAGGATGATTTTGCCTTGGCTTTTGCCCGCATTGAAAACCATTATTTCACCCATAACGGTTTTTTGGCCCATGACAACCAGCTTCTGGATGATGTTCCATTAATTCGTCATATACCGACGGTTATTGTTCACGGCCGTTACGATATGGCATGTCAGGTGAAAAATGCCTGGGATCTGGCCCATCGTTGGCCTGAGGCAGAGTTACATATAGTGGAAGGTGCCGGGCATTCATTCGATGAGCCGGGGATATTGCATCAGTTGATGTTATCAACGGACAAATTTGCCAAATAATCGGGTTCCCGCAGGCTAAACGCTGGCGGGAACCTTTCAGTCGCCTTACTTAATTTTAGGCTCATAAGGCAAACGTGAGAATTTATTCGATTCGCTCCGATAGTGCGCGAGGCGCTGCAAAAAGTAGTCTCGCAGGTTTTCCGTCTGTTCACGGGCAACCAGTTCAGGGATCACTGGCATGTTATAGCGTTCCTTAAATGCAACGCCCGATGCAGCTAAATCGACGTTCATTTTTGCCGTTTCTTCGTCAGAAAGCTCTGCCAAGTTGTAACCCATCGTTTTCTCCTCTTTCGACTTAAGCGGCGGATTGTATCAAATCAGCGTTGAAAATAATGCAGGCATCTCCCTATGGCAAGAGGGTGTGGATAACGGCAGAGAGGAATGTAGAGAAGAAATAGCGAGCCAAATAATAAATGAGAATGATTGGCGTTTATTTTAAATAATAAATTAAAAATAAGAATGATTCCTTTTATTATTGGCGGGCTTGTTGATAATAGTTATCAAAGTTATTTGCCCACTTTTTCCCAGATTAATTAAATAATTTATTTCCTCATATTAAACATGCAGTTAATACAATTTGTTGTTTTAATCTTTTTAAATGTGAATAGGGTGTTTTTATTTTGTGTTTATGTTGGCATAATACGTGAAATAACCTCCTGCCAACCTGCATGATAAAAACTAGGGACTAATTATGTTGAAGAAAGAAATGGCTCAAAAGCTCAATGAGCAACTCAATTTAGAATTCTATTCTGCCAATCTTTATTTGCAAATGAGTGCATGGTGCAGCGATAAAGGTTTTGAAGGTGCGGCCGCTTTCTTGAAAGAACATTCGCAGGAAGAGATGCAGCATATGCAGCGTTTGTTTGAATACCTGAGCGGCACAGGTTCGATGCCGATATTGGGCACCATCAGTGCGCCCCCGGTAGAGTTTGGCTCGTTAGCTGATGTCTTCAAGCTGACCTATGAACATGAGCAATTGATCACCACCAAGATCAATGAACTGGCACATGTTGCCATGACTACGCAAGATTACTCGACGTTCAACTTCCTACAGTGGTACGTTTCTGAACAGCATGAAGAAGAAAAACTGTTCAAATCCGTATTGGATAAATTGGCTCTGGTGGGTAACAGCGGTAATTCTCTGTTCTTTATCGATAAAGATTTGAAGAACATGGCCACCAGCGCGCAAATCCATTCTCAAGGTTAATTCTATCTTTTGAGCTATAACCGCAGTTTCTCTGTTATCGACAGAGGCTGCGGTTTTTTATTTTGTGTCATCCCTGCCTGAAACCATTTCTTGTCTGTGCCTGTAAGCTCGACTTCATACTCTCAACTCATTATTATTCATGGCTAACATACGGAAACGGATGACTTCAAGTGAGCATCCGGTGGCTTTTCGACCACTTATCCGATGTCGGCAGTTTATTTTGTGTGGTATCTCACATGTAGTACATCCAACTGGAAGCGATCGGGGTTTACGCCGCCAATATAGGGTAAAGTTGGTAGCAGCGATTTTTTTACCCCAATTTATTTAAGGGACTTTATGTTAATTAACAAAGTACGTTCATCCTGCCGCATGCTTTCTGCACTGGTTGTTTTGTTTGTTGGCCTTTCCAGCCAGCAGGCTTTAGCTCATGCTCATTTGAAAGTGGAAACCCCTGCCGCCGATACCACGGTAAGTGCCGCTCCAGAAGCGTTAACACTTAATTTTTCCGAAGGGATCGAGTTGGGTTTCAGCGGTGTGAAGGTGACGGGGCCAGATAATAACGCGGTGAAAACCGGCGCTTTAAAACTTGACCCGGTTAATAACACTCAGTTGATTTTGCCGTTGGATAATGCGCTAAGCGCAGGGAAGTATAATGTTTCCTGGCATGTGGTGTCCGTTGATGGCCACAAAACCAAAGGCAATTACAGCTTCACTGTAAAATAATATGTCTTTAGCGGCCTTATTTGTCCTGTGTCGCTTTGTGCATTTTATGGCGGTGATGCTGATGTTTGGTGTCAGCGTATTCACCGCCATATTGTCATCCGACCGTTTCGCTCTAACATTACAACAACGCCTTCAACCCTTGCTGGCTAGCAGTACGCTAGTCGCGGCATTTTCTGCCGTCGGCCTGTTGTCCATTCAGGCTGGAATTATGGGCGATGGATGGGCAGATACCTACCAGTTTCCCGTGTGGGGGTTAGTGCTGGGCACGCGTTTCGGCCAGGTTTGGCAGTGGCATCTCGCACTGTCTTTCATCAGTATCCTGCTGTTGTTTTTCAATCGAAAATCATATTTTTCGGCTCTGATGGTCGCCTGTTCGTCGCTGTTACTGGCTAGCTTGGCTTTTATCGGTCATGCGGCGATGCATGATGGCATAATTGGCTGGATACATCAGTCGAATCAAATTCTGCATCTTTTCAGCGCCGGTTATTGGTTCGGTAGTCTTTTACCTTTGCTGGTTTGCCTGCCCTATACCCGCAATAGTCAGCATAAACCCGCCGCTATCCATACTTTAATCCGTTTTTCCAGTTGGGGTCATTTGGCTGTCGTGCTGGTGGTTGTCACCGGAATGATTAATAGTTTCATTATACTGCGTGGTTGGCCCCTGGATTTCACCTCGACATATCAGAGATTGCTTTGGTGCAAAATTGTCTTGGTTGTTTTGATGATTATCATTGCGGTAATCAATAGGTATCGCGTGGTTCCAGCAATTCGTCATTTACCGGAAAAAGCGCACTATTGGCTGGTGATGAACGCTTGGTTTGAGGTGGTACTAGGGGCGGCGGTTCTACTTTTGGTGAGCACCTTTGCTACATTTGAGCCGGTATAAGCGGCTAGAGGGCTAACTAGCAGGGAACAAGGCTTGCTTCTTTAGGGTTAGATGCAGGAAAATCAGGTCAATCAGCTAACTTAGGAATAGTTAACATGAAGGGTTTCGCGCTAACGCTTTCTCTTTTGCTTCTGGCTGCTAATGCTGCGGCAGCATCAAAGATTATCACGGTCAGTAAGTTTGAATTTGGCAAGCAATGGGCATTCACGCGTGAAGAAGTGATGCTGGAGTGCCGCTCAGGTAATGCGCTGTTCGTGATTAATCCCAGTACACTAGCGCAATATCCTCTCAATGAAGTAGCAACTGAGCAGATGAAATCAGGAAAAGTATTGGCTTCATCATTAGATCCGTTGGTTTTGGAAGACAAAGATAATCCGGGCAAAAAAATGAGCCTGCAACCTTTCCAGCAACGAGCTCAAACTCTGTGTGAAAAATAGGGCGAAAGCGGATATGCCCGCCGGGATAGCGTTTGAATAATCTCATAATTACCAGTGGACTAACTAAGAAGCTATTAGTTAACCTGAGTGATTATTAAGTTATTATGTCGAAAGTTGGTAAAACGTGGGTCGTCTACTACGCTTAAGTAGTACGGCTGAATAAGCCTGCATGAAATGCCAACTTTTAGCGCACGGCTCTCTCCCAAGAGCCATTTCCCTAGACCGAATATAGGAATCGTATTCGGTCTTTTTTTATCTGATTGTTTTTATTGATGTTTTTTCTCTCCGTCCGAAAATGTCCGAAATTTGTCCGAAATCCTATACTCGGCCTAAATCTCAACCCACTCATTTTTACGTGAATCCAGGTATACATTCGTCATTTTCATCGACTTGTGACCAAGCAATTTCTGTGCAAATTCCTTACCGTATTCTGCTTCATAAAGCCGCGATGCCAGGCTGCGGATTTCATGAAAACTGGGCGGGGAGACTTCATAAACCAGATCGGTTGCCTTCAATGCTTTAACAAATGCTTTGGTGAGCGAGTCCGCATTTAATGCACCGGGCTCTCGGCCTGATTTTCTACTGGACGAGCAAATGAGATATTCGCTCTTATTGTTATTCAGGCATTGTTCTACAACGTCACCGACGGAGGTATTCATTATTTCCAACCGAAGTGATAGTGATATAGCTATCTGCATTTTAGTTTTACTTTGGACTATCCAAAGCTTGCCATCATGCACGTCGCTTCTTTTTAATTGCCGCACATCGTCACGGCGTTGACCGGTAATCAGCGCCAGTGCCAGGCTGAGTTGAACCCAGTTCTGTTGTTGGCCGGCAGCCTCATAAATCTTGCAAAAGGCTTCATAGTCGAGCCGCTCTCGCTTAACTTTTGGTGACGGCGTACGGGTTGCTTCCACAGGATTGCGGCTAATTAATCCATCAGCTATGGCCTCTCTGAAAACGTCTGATAAAACAGAGCGCAAATTAACCGCCATTGAACTTTTACCATTATCGACATAGGTATTAATAAAATCAGCGATATGCTTGGTGGTAACGGTTTCAATCGGCTTATCTCCAAATTCTTGGTTAATATATCCGATTTGCAGGACTCTCATTTTCATGGTGTTATCAGCCAGCTCCCGACGCTTTAATAGTCCTCATGTATTGGCCACCTGAATAGAGGTGATATGCTCACCTCAGAACAATACAGGTGCCTCAATGAAAAAAAGAAATTTTAGCTCAGAGTTTAAACGCGAATCAGCTCAACTCGTTGTTGATCAAAACTACACCGTTGCTGATGCGGCCAGCGCTATGGATGTGGGTCTTTCCACCATGACGCGATGGGTAAAACAGCTGCGTGATGAACGCCGGGGAAAAACGCCAAAAGCTTCTCCTATTACTCCAGAACAAATTGAAATACGTGAGCTAAAGAAGAAACTACAACGTATTGAAATGGAAAATGAAATATTAAAAAAGGCTACCGCGCTCTTGATGTCAGACTCCCTGAACAGTTCTCGTTAATCGGGAAACTCAGGGCGCGTTATCCTGTGGCCACACTCTGCCACGCGTTCGGGGTTCATCGCAGCAGCTACAAATACGGGAAAAACCGCCCTGAAAAGCCAGACGGCAGATGGGCTGTATTACGAAGCCAGGTTCTGGAACTGCACAGCATCAGTCATGGCTCTGCTGGTGCAAGAAGTATCGCCACAATGGCAACGCTGAGAGGCTTCCGGTTGGGGTGATGGCTCCATGAAAGAACTGGGTCTGGTCAGCTGCCAGCAACCTGTTCATCAATATAAACGTGGCGGTCATGAACATGTCACTATCCCGAATCATCTTGAGCGTCAGTTCGCAGTCACAGAGCCAAATCAGGTGCGGCGATGTGACATATATCTGGACCGGGAAACGCTGGGTATATAAAAATGGAAGCAATACGCTGTCTGAAGCGTTATATCTCACGCGAAGTTTATACATTACTGCGAAATCAAAACAGACAGATCAACAGCATCTCGATAACGGCTTGACTCTTAGAAGGGCGTCCAGGGTAGCCACTATACAAGCAGGCAGTTCCGACAGTCACTGTGGCGGTACCGGATCAGGCAAAGTATGAGTCGCCGTGGAAACTGCTGGGATAATAGTCCAATGGAACGCTTCTTCAGAAGCCTGAAGAATGAGTGGGTACCGGTGACGGGTTACATAAACTTCAGCAACGCAGTGCACGCAATAACGGACTATATCGTTGGGTATTACAGCGTGCTCAGGTCGCACGAATATAACGGTGGGTTACCGCCAAACGAATCGGAAAATAGATACTGGAAAAACGCTAAAGCGGTGGCCAGTTTTAGTTGACCACTACAAAACGCGTATCGTCGTCGGTCGGGTCGTCTTCGCCATGATCTGCTGGCGGGTTAATCGACGTGACTTCAATGGGATTGCTTGGCGCAGGAATACCGAGCCGAAAACTGGCCGCAGGATAATTACCTCTGCCTTGGGTCGCAATGGCGGAACTGGTTACCTTGGGGTATTCGCCATCGGTAAAATACACCCGATCATATTTATCCTGAGCGATTGGGCTATGTATCGCATCCACCTGTCCGCGCCAGGCAAACCAGAAATTATCCCGGTAACGGAATATTGTCTCTGGTTTGAAGGCAAAGGTTTTTCCGCCGTCACCATCAGCCATCATTGGGGTAATTACGCCGTGGCGGAAGTGGCAATTACGGGCAACCGTGGCGGCTTGTTCAGGTAACAGATGTGCGACCGCACGCGGCATTTCACCACGCATGGTCGTGATATCAATAGCGGGCATAATGAGTGATTTCCGACAGGCATAAAAAAAGCCCCACTAAAAAGTGAGGCTTGGCATCTTTGGGTAATTTAGCGCGTAACCTGTTCGGCATCAATGATATCGTCGTTTTTTTCGCAACCAGAGCATCAAACAACGACGGATAACACGAAAACCATGAGCGAGCCAACATCCACCTTATCAATAAGTATACAATTTGATAGTATTGTAAAAGATATTCAGATGTATTTTGTGAGTTCGGAATTTTAGGTTTTTCAGGAAATTAACGTAAGGGAATTATGTGGCTAATTTAATTTAATTTATTTGACTATAAAAGGCGAAAAACAGGGGCTTATCTCTGCTGGATGCTCAACTTATGACTCAATCGGCAATAAATTTCAAGCCGGTCATACTGACCAAATAATGGTCTACTCACTGACTCATGGTATCAACCGGGCTCAGAATGCGACTCACTTACCTATAAATATCGTTAAACCAATAGATAAGGCAACGCCATTATTAGGCACCGCTATTTCTGATAATGAAGTTTTGCATCTGACGTTGACCTCTACAGAACATCAAGTAATGGTCATCAAGAAATCTATTTTTCCATTGAAGTTAGAAATGCCAACATCAAGCATGTTGGTATAAATTACCCCCATATTATGACCAATAAAGATAGCCAACCCGAAGAAATGCTCAGTGTCACCTACCAAGATATAAAATGGGTCCATCACGCGGCAGGAACGACAGGTTATAGTTTGTGGGAAGATAGGGTTTATTAAGCCGTTATGACAGTGACTGGTAGTGTGCCGGTACATATATAGATATTGTCTGCTGTGTACCGGTATTTTTTTATTTCTTTTCTGATAAATCTTCCCAATTAGTTGAGCTGCCATTTATCAATTGATAGAGGGAAAGACCGACGGTAGAATCGCCAGTCACTTCGCTGATGAGTCCGGCAGCTCCCATGTCTCTCCATCCAATAATATAATCCTCTCTTATATGGTGGAAAAGCTTCCAGGCATCTTTTTTTAGTACCGACCTGAACAGCGAACCGGCAGAAAGAGAAAGATCACCGATGGAGAAGGCGATATCACCGTCTTTATCATCGCCGCCCAGAATCCTTGCCGACTGCCGGTATACGTTTCTTAATGGTACTAGACTAGGATCTTCTCGATATAAAAGATAATAGCCATTCTCCCATACGTTCTCTGAACCATGCAAAAGTAAAGGACTTCCCAAATAGGAGCATGCTGCCCCTAGGCTGGTATAACAAATCCCCCCGCCACCAATTATTTTTAACCATCCGCTTACAAAACCAACCTGTTTCAAGATAATATTGGTTATTGAATTCTGTTCTTTTTTTCTTTCCACAATGGCATATAGCTTCGCATTTCCCATATGAAGAGACATGCTTACTTTTAAAAGAGATTGATATTGGTCATGAAGTTTTGTATTGGCTTCGGAAAATTGAAGTCGTCCTAATCTATAACCAGTAACGCTGGCTTCTGCCATTTAATATTCATCGAAAATGAAATCACTAATAACGGCCCCATTATTTAAATATTGATAAGCAACATCTCTAGCCATGCGGTTTATCTTTTCTCGCTCTCTTTCTAATGCCATAATCGCATAACTATCCATGCTATCTCCCTCCTAATGAAAACAATACTTTAAAACTCCAGAATAATTTTTTGAAAAAAGGAGTAAAGATGTACATTATAACAAGGCCTGGTAGGTATATAGCACTAAATGTTATAATTTCTCTACTATCCATCTTATTGATGAAGAATAAGTAAGTCAGTATTATACATAGCGAATACCAATACAAACCGGATAAGCTTAAAAAAAATTGCCAGCTAACGCTTGTTTTTTTATATTTGGCGAGTTTAATTAATGTGCCAGCATCAATTTGTTTCATTCCCAGCGCGATTAGTTTGTTTTTTTAGCTCGACATCATCCATATGTTTAATTCCTTTTAAAAATAAGTATCTATGTTAGATAAACGTAGTCGTTCGCTTTAACCAGTTTTTATCCAACGGGCGAAAGTTTAACCTCCCCCCTCTCCAACCGCAAATCTACCCACCGCCCATGGGGAATATCCACCGCCTGGCCATTGCTGTAGCCGTCCCGTTTATTCTGGGCAAATGGCGGTGAGTTGGGGTGTTCGCGGTGATAAGTGCGGATGGTGATAACACCAGATTCATCCACTTCCCGTTCTAATTGAGCGTGAAAAGCGGATTGTCTTACAGGCCAAACACTTTATGCGAGTTCGTAATTAAACCGAAGCAGAATCACAACGGGGGCAATGAAGGTTAACGCAAGCCATGAGAAAACCTCAAAAGATCGCAATGTACATCAAATTCACACAACTGGAGTCATTATCTTTTAGAATAAAGATTCACCGTCTTCTAACGGTAATGTTTTCGGAAAGAAGCACTTTATGTTCTATCGCTGCGGCTAAAAGGAGAGTTAGCCACTTGTTTTGTTCATGATCGAAACCATCAACCCGATGCGTTTGCGGCAATTTTTCGTTGGCCGGTTGCATTTTTACACGACAGCTACTAGGCCATGCTGAAAGCATGAGGACAGTACGGCCTGATAATGTCTAAAGCGTGGGCAAGGTTGACGGAACCGTCTCAGCGTTACTCAGGGGCTTCATAGATATTGACGGTCATAGAACTGAAGATGGAGTAATGTTTATTAAATACCGAGCTCATCCAGTTTTCAAACTCAACT carries:
- a CDS encoding S9 family peptidase, whose protein sequence is MITPPKAAKRPHTMTLHGDTRVDDYYWLRDDERSNPEVLRYLQAENDFTEAVLQPQQPLRESLYQEMVARIPQQEASVPYVRNGYRYQTRYEPGNEYAIYVRQPKEVNAEWHTLLDGNIRAADSEFYTLGGLDVSPDNQLLAVAEDFLSRRQYDIRVKQISDDRWHDEVIRNTSGNFEWANDSQTLYYVRKHEKTLLPYQVYRHRIGTDPEQDELIYQEQDDTFYVSLEKTTSERFILIHLGSTTTSEILLLDADDAEAMPQMFAPRRQDHEYGLDHYQQHFYIRSNKNGKNFGLYQSQQADESQWQTLIEPRVEVMLEGFSLFRDWLVVEERSQGLTHLRQIHWRSGEEKTIAFDDPTYTTWLAYNPEPDTALLRYGYSSMTTPSSLFEVNMDTGERVLLKQQEVKNFTAEHYRSERIWVSASDGAKVPVSLVYHRDHFKPGTNPLMVYAYGSYGSSMDPAFSGSRLSLLDRGFVYALAHIRGGGELGQQWYEDGKLFNKMNTFNDFIDVTKALIEQGYGDAERVFAMGGSAGGLLMGAVINQAPELFKGVVAQVPFVDVVTTMLDESIPLTTGEYEEWGNPNDKAYYDYIKQYSPYDQVRAQDYPHLLVTTGLHDSQVQYWEPAKWVAKLREMKTDDHQLLLFTDMDSGHGGKSGRFKAYEDIALEYAFILALA
- the exoX gene encoding exodeoxyribonuclease X, whose product is MNFRIIDTETCGLDGGIVEIASLDLIDGRIVNPISDLISPDRPISLEAMAIHHITEEMVEGKPRIAKAIGRYQGSQYYVAHNAPFDRGVLPEMGGEWICTYKLARALYPDIKYSNQYLRYALRLEVTPPENLYPHRALYDCYITAALLQRIIKDSGWSAEKMVELTQAPLLLRTLKFGKYRGQNIEQIAQQDPDYLRWMLKSVKDLTPDMRHTLTHYLES
- the pip gene encoding prolyl aminopeptidase; the protein is MGQLRGLYPAYEPYDCGWLETGDGHSIYWELCGNPQGKPAVFIHGGPGGGIAPYHRQLFDPTKYKVMLFDQRGCGQSRPHASLDNNTTWHLVEDIERLRELAGVGQWLVFGGSWGSTLALAYAQKHPERVSEMVLRGIFTLRREELLWYYQDGASRFFPDKWQRVLSILSEEEQKDVIAAYRKRLTSPDRAVQLEAAKLWSLWEGETVTLLPTKSSVSFGEDDFALAFARIENHYFTHNGFLAHDNQLLDDVPLIRHIPTVIVHGRYDMACQVKNAWDLAHRWPEAELHIVEGAGHSFDEPGILHQLMLSTDKFAK
- a CDS encoding DNA polymerase III subunit theta, with protein sequence MGYNLAELSDEETAKMNVDLAASGVAFKERYNMPVIPELVAREQTENLRDYFLQRLAHYRSESNKFSRLPYEPKIK
- the ftnA gene encoding non-heme ferritin, which produces MLKKEMAQKLNEQLNLEFYSANLYLQMSAWCSDKGFEGAAAFLKEHSQEEMQHMQRLFEYLSGTGSMPILGTISAPPVEFGSLADVFKLTYEHEQLITTKINELAHVAMTTQDYSTFNFLQWYVSEQHEEEKLFKSVLDKLALVGNSGNSLFFIDKDLKNMATSAQIHSQG
- the yobA gene encoding CopC domain-containing protein YobA — protein: MLINKVRSSCRMLSALVVLFVGLSSQQALAHAHLKVETPAADTTVSAAPEALTLNFSEGIELGFSGVKVTGPDNNAVKTGALKLDPVNNTQLILPLDNALSAGKYNVSWHVVSVDGHKTKGNYSFTVK
- the copD gene encoding copper homeostasis membrane protein CopD, coding for MSLAALFVLCRFVHFMAVMLMFGVSVFTAILSSDRFALTLQQRLQPLLASSTLVAAFSAVGLLSIQAGIMGDGWADTYQFPVWGLVLGTRFGQVWQWHLALSFISILLLFFNRKSYFSALMVACSSLLLASLAFIGHAAMHDGIIGWIHQSNQILHLFSAGYWFGSLLPLLVCLPYTRNSQHKPAAIHTLIRFSSWGHLAVVLVVVTGMINSFIILRGWPLDFTSTYQRLLWCKIVLVVLMIIIAVINRYRVVPAIRHLPEKAHYWLVMNAWFEVVLGAAVLLLVSTFATFEPV
- a CDS encoding YebY family protein — encoded protein: MKGFALTLSLLLLAANAAAASKIITVSKFEFGKQWAFTREEVMLECRSGNALFVINPSTLAQYPLNEVATEQMKSGKVLASSLDPLVLEDKDNPGKKMSLQPFQQRAQTLCEK
- a CDS encoding tyrosine-type recombinase/integrase produces the protein MKMRVLQIGYINQEFGDKPIETVTTKHIADFINTYVDNGKSSMAVNLRSVLSDVFREAIADGLISRNPVEATRTPSPKVKRERLDYEAFCKIYEAAGQQQNWVQLSLALALITGQRRDDVRQLKRSDVHDGKLWIVQSKTKMQIAISLSLRLEIMNTSVGDVVEQCLNNNKSEYLICSSSRKSGREPGALNADSLTKAFVKALKATDLVYEVSPPSFHEIRSLASRLYEAEYGKEFAQKLLGHKSMKMTNVYLDSRKNEWVEI
- a CDS encoding DUF4225 domain-containing protein, which codes for MAEASVTGYRLGRLQFSEANTKLHDQYQSLLKVSMSLHMGNAKLYAIVERKKEQNSITNIILKQVGFVSGWLKIIGGGGICYTSLGAACSYLGSPLLLHGSENVWENGYYLLYREDPSLVPLRNVYRQSARILGGDDKDGDIAFSIGDLSLSAGSLFRSVLKKDAWKLFHHIREDYIIGWRDMGAAGLISEVTGDSTVGLSLYQLINGSSTNWEDLSEKK